CTTGCTGCTGGCCGCAGCGCTGAGCGGCCCGGTGCTGGCGGCAAGCGCCGACGACACGGTGCCGTTCCAGTTGCACGCCAGCCAGTTGCAGGCGGACTACTGGATCGCGCGCCTGCCCGCGGCGCAACGCCCGCTACTCGACGCGGCGCAGGTGCAGGCCTTCAACGCGCATCTGCTGCGCCACGATGCGTCGATGCACGACCTGCAGGCGCTGCCCGACCGCTACAGCGCAGAACAGGTGCGCGCGCAGGTGCTGGCGCTGTCGGCATCGCCGACGCGCACGCTCTTCGACGCGAGCGGCACCGCGCTCGACGCCGCGCAGCTGGCGGCCTTGCACTCCGCGCTCGCCCTGGACGCGGTCCCCGCGCAAGTCGCGCCGCGTTACGCGCTGGTGGTGCGCCGCGCCGACCTGCGCACCTTCCCCACCCGGCAACGCGCGTTCAGCGGCCGCGACGACCACGACATCGACCGCTTTCAGGAATCGGCGCTGTATCCCGGCACCGCGGTGGCGATCCTGCACGCCAGCGGCGACGGTCAATGGCTGTTCGTGCTGGCGCCGAACTATGCAGCGTGGATCGAACGCGATCGCGTCGCCGAAGGCGAACGCGCCGCGGTGCTGGACTACGCGCGGCGCACGCCGCGGCTGGTGGTGACAGGCGCCCGCGCGCTGACCGCGTTCACCCCGGAACTGCAGGCCGCGTCGCAGGTAGCGCTGGACATGGGCAGCATGCTGCCGCTGCGCGAAGACTGGCCGGCGCAACAGCTGGTCAACGGCCAGTCGCCATTGGCCGCGTACGTGGTGCAACTGCCGTTGCGCGGCGACGACGGCCGGCTGCGGCTGGCGCCCGCGCTGGTGCCGCGCGGCGCCGATGTCGCCACCGCGCCGCTGCCGGCCACCCAACGCAACCTGCTGCGGCAAGCGTTCAAGTTTCTCGGCGAGCGCTACGGCTGGGGCAACGACTACGATGCGCGCGACTGCAGCGGCTTCGTCTCCGACGTCTACCGCAGCCTGGGCATCGCCCTGCCGCGCAATACCGGCGACCAGGCGCGCAGCCCCAGCCTCGCCGCCGTGCCCTACGCCGCTGCCGCGCCGCTGGCGCAACGGCAGCGGGCGCTGGCGCAGCTGCAGGTCGGCGACCTGGTCTACATCCCCGGCCACGTGATGATGGTGATCGGCCACGACCGCGGCCACACCTGGATGATCCACGACGTGGCCGGCGCCAGCTACCGCGACGCGAGCGGCCAATTGCAGCGCGTGCGCCTCAACGGCGTCTCGGTGACCCCGCTGGAGCCGATGCTGCTGGGCGACGGCACGCCCTTCATCGACCGCATCACCCGCATCCAACGCGTCCGCCCGGTCGCCACCGAATGAAGATCACCGATATCCGCCTGGGCATGCTGCGCGTGCCGCTGAAGACCCCGTTCAAGACCGCGCTGCGCACCGTGGAAACGGTCGAGGACGTGATCGTGCTGGTCCACACCGACAGCGGCCACATCGGCTATGGCGAAGCGCCGGCGACCGCACCGATCACCGGCGACACCCACGGCTCGATCGTCGCGGCGATCGACGGCTTCATCAAGCCGCGCCTGCTCGGCGAGGACGTCGCCAACCTCAACCGGTTGACCGGGCTGATCCAGGGCGCGCTGGAGCGCAACGGCAGCGCCAAGGCCGCGGTGGAGATCGCGGTCTACGACCTGTGGGCGCAGCTGTACGGCGCGCCGCTGTACAAGATGCTCGGCGGCGGCACGCCGGCCATCGCCACCGACATCACCATCAGCGTGGACGCCGTCGACAAGATGGTGAGCGATGCGCTGTCGGCGCTCGCGCGCGGCTTCACTGCGCTGAAGATCAAGGTCGGCAAGGACATCGACGTGGACATCGAGCGGGTCAAGGCGATCCACGCCGCAGTCGACGGCCGCGCGCTGCTGCGCCTGGATGCCAACCAGGGCTGGACGCCGAAGCAGGCGGTGTACGCGATGCGCACGCTGGAAGACGCCGGGGTGGCGCTGGAGCTGCTGGAGCAGCCGGTCAAAGCCTCGGACATCGATGGCCTGAAGTACGTGACCGAGCGGGTGAACACGCCGGTGATGGCCGACGAGAGCGTATTCGCGCCGGCGCAGGTCTTCGACCTGATCCAGCGCCGCGCGGCGGACATCATCAACATCAAGCTGATGAAGGCCGGCGGGCTGTCCAACGCGATCCGCATCGCCGACATCGCGGCGCTGTACGGGGTGCAATGCATGATCGGCTGCATGCTCGAGTCGAGCATCAGCGTGGCGGCGGCGGTGCACTTGGCGGTGGCCAAGGCGGACGTCATCACCAAGGTGGACCTGGACGGCCCATCACTGGGCCTGTTCAACCCGGTGGAGGGTGGGGTGATCTTCAACGACTCGCAGATCACCATCACCGACGCGCCTGGCCTGGGCATCCGCGAGATCCGCGGCCTGGAGCTGCTGCCCCCGCGAGGGTGATCTGGGTACGTTGGCGCATGCGCTGCAATGCGCACGACCGACACATGCGGCTGTTTCCATCGCGATCGCGCTTGCCATCACTACGTATGGCGGTCGACGCTGGTGTGCATCTGTGCTGACGGCCACCGTGACGTCGGCAGGCATCACCTGGAACGCCAAGCCGATCCTATTTGCCCACTGCTTCCGCTTTGCCCTGCTCTTCTTGGCTTGAGCTTGGGGTTGGGCCTGGCTCTGCTGTGCTTCTGCTCTGCTGTTGCTTCTGCTGTTGCTTTTACCGGGTTCCCTTCCGCAGCGGCGGATGGACCGGGGAAAAACCCGAAGGGCGGCGCACAGGGATGTGCGCCGTTCGCGGCAGGGGCAGGATGCCCCTTCCGCGAATCCCCGGTGCATCCGCGGACCCGTAGCGCGCAGCGCGGAGGGCGCAAGGCAGGGCGTGCTTTCTTTTGGTTACTTTTCTTTGCACGAGCAAAGAAAAGTGACCCGCCAAGGGCGGAAGCTTTTGCTTTGCTGTTTGCTTGGGCATTTGCTTTTGTAGGAGCGGCTTCAGCCGCGACACCTTCCTGACAGGATCAGTCGCGGCTGAAGCCGCTCCTACAATGATTCCTCCATCCATCACCATCACCATCACCGTCGCGTAAGCAAAGGCAAAGGCAAAGGCAACAGCTTTCGCCTTTGGCGAGTTACTTTTCTTTGCTTGTGCAAAGAAAAGTAACCAAAAGAAAGCACACCCTGCCTCCGCGCCCTCCGCGCTACGCGCTCCGGGTCCGCGAATAGGACGGGATTCGCGGAAGGGGCATCCTGCCCCTGCCGCGAACGGCGCACATCCCTGTGCGCCGCCCCTTCGGGGTTTTTCCCGCCCTATTCGCCGCTACGTAAGGGGCCCGGTAAAGCAAAACAGCAACAGCAACAACCACAGCAACAGCCACTACCACGGCACTGCGCGGCATGGCCACGGCGACAATGGCGGTACGGCGGCAGCACGGCTGCACGGCTGCACGGCCGCGGAAGATACATAGGCAACAGTGGCGACCAACACGTAAAGGCCACGGCCGACGCCAGCCCGATCAACTCGCGACCAACCCGCCTGACTTGCTGTACCACGCACTGCCACACCTGCCTGGATCGACCCACTGCCAGCGCATCACACGCACGACCGCCACGCACCGAACAACTACGGTAACGTGCACTATTGCAGAGCGCCCACCCGACATCGTGCGAGTGCCGTTGTGCCGCCACCCTGACCGCCGCCGGCAACGCGCGGCTACCCTGGGTCCAGTACCTGTTCGATGCCCGATCGCGACCGGAGATGCGCATGCCGAAGTTCCCGTGGTTGTCCGCCCTGACGCAGCCCGGCGCCGCCCGCCGCACATGGCGCGCAGCGCTGATGCTGCTGTGCGCCGCCGTCGCCGGCCCCGGCCTGGCCGGTACCGCCACCGCCGACACCGCACCGCCGGCACTGCAGCAGGCGCGCCAGCTGGTGCTGGTGGTGGCGCCGGACTGGGACAGCCCGCGCGGCCAGCTGCAGGCGTTCGAACGCACCGCGCAGGGCTGGCGCGCGCACGGCCAGCGCTTCGACGTGGCGCTCGGCCGCAACGGCAGCGCCTGGGGCCTGGGCCTGCATCCGGCGCAGGCCGACGGCCCGCAGAAGCGCGAAGGCGACGGCCGCAGCCCGGCCGGGATCTTCACCGTCGGCGAGGCCTTCGGCTACGCGCAGCGTATCGACAGCGCGCTGCCCTACCAACCGATGCGGCAGAGCAGCTATTGCATCGACGTGCCCGATTCGCCGCTGTACAACCGCATCGTCGACGCCGACCGGGTCGGCGCCGAGGCGGTCGCCGGCTCGACCGAACCGATGCGCCTGGACCTGCACCACGACGGCGATCGCCGCTACGAGGAAGGCTTCGTGATCGGCCACAACCCGCAGGCACGGCCCGGCGCCGGCAGCTGCATCTTCGCCCACCTGTGGCGCGCGCCGGGCGAAGCCACCGCCGGCTGCACCGCGATGGAACCGGCCGACATGCAGCGCCTGCTGGCCTGGCTGCGGCCGGACGCCGCGCCGCTGTTCGTGCTGCTACCTCGCAAGGACTACGCGCGGCTGCGCACCGCCTGGACGCTGCCCGCGGCGGAGCCGGCACCGTGAGCAACGCGCCCGAACCGAGTCTGGTCCGCGCGGTCAGCCGCTGGCAGATCGTCGGCCTGTCGATCAACGACGTGATCGGCAGCGGCATCTACCTGCTGCCCGCCGCCACCGCTGCGCTGCTCGGGCCGATGAGCCTGTGGGCGGTGCTGCTGGCCGGGCTGGCGGTGGGCTTGCTGGTGCTGTGCTACGCGCAGGCCGCCAGCTATTTCGACGAACCCGGCGGCAGTTATCTGTATGCGCGCGAGGCATTCGGCCGCTTCGCCGGTTTCGAGATCGGCTGGATGATCTGGCTGACCCGGATCAGTTCGGCCGCCGCGCTCGGCAACGGCCTGGCCGATGCGGTGGTGCGCTTTTGGCCGGCCGCGGCCGGCGGCGGCGCACGCCTGGCGATCGTGGTCGGCTCGCTCGGCCTGCTCACCGCGATCAACGTGATCGGAGTGAAATCGGCCGCGCGCACCGGCGTGGCGCTGGTGATCGGCAAGCTGGTGCCGCTGCTGCTGTTCGTGGCGATCGGCCTGTTCTACGTGGACTGGTCGTGGGCGTTCTCCGGCCAGGCGCCGGATGCGCGCGACTTCGGCAACATGGGCGAGGCGGCGTTGCTGCTGCTGTTCGCCTACGCCGGCTTCGAGAACATCCCCGCCGCCGCCGGCGAATACCGCAATCCGCGCCGCGACGTACCGTTCGCGCTGATCACCATGATCGTCACCGTCACCCTGATCTACGCCGCGGTGCAGGTGGTCGCGCAGGGCACGCTGGCGAACGTGGCGCAGTCGGCGACGCCGTTGGCCGATGCCGCCAGCGGCTTCGGCGGCGAAGCGCTGGCGCTGATCCTCACCGTCGGCGCCACCATCTCCATCCTCGGCACCACCAGCAACACGGTGATGCTGGGGCCGCGCTTCCTGTTCGCGCTCGCGCAGGACGGCTACGGACCGGCGTTCCTGGCCCGCGTGCATCCGCGCTTCCGCACCCCGGCCGCGGCGATCCTGCTGCAGGGCGTGCTGTCGCTGGCGTTGGCGCTGTCCGGCTCGTTCGTGCAGCTGGCGCTGCTGTCGATGGTCACCCGCCTGTTCGCCTACATCGGCACCGCCGCGGCGGTGCTGGTGCTGGCACGGCGCTACGGCGACCGTCCCGGCGCGCTGCATCTGCCGGGCGGCCCGCTGATCCCGCTGGCGGCGCTGCTGCTGGCATTGGCGCTGCTGCTCAGCGCCAGCTGGCAGAACCTGGCCGCGGCCGGCGTGGCGCTGCTGGTCGGCGCGCTGTTCTACTGCTTCCCGCGCAAGGGCGCGGCGTAAGGCCTTCACGCGGCCTTGCGCGATTGTCACGCGCGGGTAACCGCATCGCTTCGACCCTGGGCGCCCGCCTCGATCGATGCCGGAGTCCGCGATGAAACTACGCCGTGTCTACAGCGCCCCCGACGTGGCCACCGCCACCCGCGCCCTGCAAGCGGCGCGCAGCGCCGGCATCGACAACGACGACCTGTCGCTGATCGCGCGCGGCGACATCGAACTGGACGCGATTCCCGATGAACGCAAGGACGTCAAGACCGACACCTTGCCAGCGGCCGCGCGCGGCGCGATGGGCGGCGGCGCGGCCGGCCTGCTCGCCGGGCTGGCGGCGATCGCGGTGCCGCCGCTGGGCATCACCCTGGCCGGCGCCGGGGTGATGGCCATCGCCGGTGCGCTGGTCGGCAGTTGGTCCTCGGCGCTGGTCGGCGCCACCGTGCCGGATCCGGTGCGGCGCAACTTCGAAGAGGAAATCGAGGCCGGCCGCGTCCTGGTCGTGATCGAAGGCGAGTCGCCGCAGCTCGACGCCGCCGATGCCGCACTCCGCGACGCCGGCACCACCGCGCTGCCCTACGAGTCCGCCGCTGCCGCGCAGTGAGCGCAGGCCGCCGCCGCGCGTCCCATAGTGGCGGCAGCGCTAAGAATGCGGCGGCGGCGCCAGCGCGCGCATGCGCAGCAGCAAGCCGCCGGTGTGCACCAGCGAGTAGCCGATCAGCGCCGCGGCGATCGCCAGGGTCAGCGGGCTGGCGTTCTGCAGCGATTGCGCGCCGCCGGAAAACGCACCGCTGGCCCAGCGCCAGGCCAGGCGCCCGATCAGCAGCACGCTGAGCCCGGCCCCGATCCACGGATTTGGCGTATAGAAACGCGCGCCATCGCGCAGTTCGATGCGGGTGTGGTGCAAGGCGAAGGCCCCCAGCGCCGCACCGGCCACGACACCCAGCGCCATGCCGAGACGGACCGGCGGCAACACCGCTGCCAGGTAGGTCAGCCCTGCGGTCGCCAGCGCCAGCACCAGCATCCGCGCCACGGTCCGCCGTGGCTGCCAGGGCTGGCGACCGAAATAGCGGCGGAGGCGCCGGTAATACAGCCAGCCGATGCCGGCAGTGGCCAGATAGGGCGTGAACAAGGCGAGACCGGTGGCGGCCATGGAATCCTGCGGGGCGATGAGCGGCGTTGCCGCGGATCGTAAGCCATCGGCGGGGGGCACGCAGCCGGCGCCTGGGCCGCGGCCGAGCCGGTGTCCTCCCGGGGTGTGCCCGCATCGCCGTTATCGAACCTTTGAATCAGCCAACGATGCCTGCAAAGGTGGCTGCCTGCGCGCACGCGGCGGTGGGTGGTTTGCTACCCCAGCACCGACATGCGCCGACTCGATTCTTCGCACGTGGCATCGCGATGTCCAGCTCAACGCCGTCGCCAACGCGAGCCACGTCCGGGACCGACTCCACGAGCTTGCCAGATGTCGGGCTCCAAATTGCTACGCGCCCTTAGCACGCATCACTTCATTATCGTTTGCCAGCGATCATCGCGGATCAATCCAATCGTTCTGTCCGCAAAGGACAACACCCCTTCGGCGCTGCTTCGAAGCACTGTGAATTGGAGGTCTGCTTCTTCTATATCCAAGGCAATCAACGTCTGTCCGGCGACTTTGTCCACGCCAGGCAAATGCGCCGCATATATTTCATCGTCATATGTCGCAACCCCCCAGTAACTTCTCCTCGTGTCGATCGGCTGAACAATGGACCATTGATCTGCAACGCCGATCAGTACAGTCCCATTCTTGCCGACAATGGCATAGTGACCGTTGTCCAGCCGGCAGATACTGGTAAGACCTGCCTTGGTTGGCAGATCAAGCACGGTCCAATTTTTACCGTCGAAATGCGCGGCGTAACCTTCGGAAGTTACAGCGACAACATCGCTGCGACTGCTTCCGGCGATATCCTCGATTGTCGCATCCTGATAGCCAACACTTAACTTCGGCAGCGTCTCGAACCGATCGCCAAGTAAGCGATAGACCTGGCCGACAGATCCTGCGCAGATCACATCGCCACCTATGATACGAAGTCTCCGCAGTGGGCCGATGTTACCGACGGCAGGGTTTGCGTAGGCCTTCCGCGAGGCTTTGAGCTCCTCTCTTGTCGGCGATTTCCAGTCGAAACGCACGACTGAACCGTTCTCTCCCAAGATGTAAGCAGAGCCGTCGGTAGCGGCATCAATCGAGAGAATAGCTTCTGCAGACAACCCGAACTCAAGCCAGACATCCTGCCTCCTAACGCCGATCCTGTTCTTTGGGTTGTCACGATCGTCGCCAAGCGTACAGGCAGCGATGATGATACCCGCGACCGGACTCACGCCCTCCTGAATAAAGGCCCCTTCAATAAACTCCGCATCCGATATTCCGCTCACCTTCATTAGATCCCGTTTGTTAATCGTCCGATATTATGACGGCTGGCGGCTGTTTCGCTTTGGTTGGACGATGCATGCCTGGTGCCAGCGCTGGGTGCCAGCCTGGTGTTAGATCCTCCATCCGACAGATCTGGTGTTAGATCCTCCATCCGACAGATGGCGCCATGCAACGTTCTTCTCTGGGTCTGGCTTGCAATCTTGCCTTGGATCTGGCGGTCTCGCGGCACAGGCCGCGGCACCGCCGAAAGTCAGCGGGCGGCGTTGGCGACGTGCTGCCGCACCCGGGCTTCGCTCAGAACGGCTGGGTCTACCTGAGCTATGCCGAGGTCGGCAAAGGCGATACCCGCGGTGGCGCGGACCAGGCTCAAGTTGAATGCCCACGGCAGCGGCGCGCTGTCGGAGCTGCAGGTCGCGCCGGTGTGCAGCAACGGCGTGCACGACGCTTCATGCACCGATCACGCGGCGCTGGAACCGCATTAACGGCGCCGTCGCTAACGTCGCTGCCACATCCGCACAGGAGACGACGATGAGCGTTCCCTATCAGATCCCCGGCCGCGAACCCAACGACGACGACCGCAGCCTGGTCTCGCAATATTGGCGCGAGCGCTTCGCCGAGGAGCCGTATTACAGCGAAGGCGAGCGTTTCGAGGACTACGAGCCGGCGTATCACGCCGGACACGAGGCGCGCGTGCGCAACTTCAATCGCGCCTACGAGCAGGTGGAAGCCGAACTGCATCGCGACTGGGACAGCACCAAGGGCTCGCAGACGCTGAGCTGGAGCAAGGCGCGGCATGCGGTGCGCCGTGCCTGGGAGCGGGCGGGCCAGGATTGAGTCGCTACGACAGACGAACAAGCCTCATGCAGGAGCGGCTGCAGCCGCGTCCCGCAGCCTCGGCAAGCCCATAGGCGTTGCCGCTTGCAAGACCGCCGGCGCGCCCTGCACGAGGCGCGCCGGCCACGCTCACCGATCAACTCTCCAGCGGCTGCAGCTTCAACAAACGCCCACCGCTGCCATCTTCCAAGAGCCACAGCGCGCCGTCCGGCCCCTGCTCCACCTCGCGGATGCGCTTGCCCATGTCGTAGCGCGCCGCTTCGCGCGCGTTCTCGCCGTTGAACTCGATCCGCACCAGCGACTGCGAGGACAGCCCGCCGATGAAGCCGTTGCCGCGCCATTGTGGGAACACGCTGCCGCTGTAGATGACGAAGCCGGCCGGCGAGATCACCGGGGTCCAGCTGACCTTCGGCGCGGCGAACTCCGGGCGCGTGTTGTGATCGGGGATCGGCCGGCCGTCGTAATGGTCGCCGTTGGAGACGATCGGATAGCCGTAATTGGCGCCGCGCTGGATCAGGTTCAGTTCGTCGCCGCCGGCCGGGCCCATCTCGTGTTCCCACAGCTGGCCCTTGGCGTCGAAGGCGAGGCCGAGCACGTTGCGGTGGCCGAGCGACCACACCTGCGCCGCGACGCCGCCGCGGCGCGCGAACGGGTTGTCGGCCGGCACGCTGCCGTCGTCGTTGAGGCGCACGATCTTGCCCAGGTTGCCGCTCATGTCCTGCGCCGGATCGAACTTCTGCCGCTCGCTGGAGCTGATCCACAGCTTGCCGTCCGGCCCGAACGCCAGGCGATGGCCATAGTGGCCCTGGCCGGACACCTTGGGCTGCTGGCGCCAGATCACCTTCAGCTGCGACAGCGCGCCGCCGCCATTGCCGTCCAGGGTCAGCTTCGCGCGCGCCACCGCGCCGCCGCGGGTGTCGCCGCTGCCGGCCTCGGCGTAGCTCAGATAGACCCAGCCGTTCTGGGCGAAGCCCGGGTGCGGCAGCACGTCGCCGAATCCGCCCTGGCCGCCGTAGGCGACCGCGGGCACGCCGCTGACCGTGCCGGTGCGGCCGCTGGCCGGATCGAAGCGCTTCAGCGTGCCGCGCTTCTCGCTGACCAGGGCGCTGCCGTCGGGCAGGAAGCTCATCGCCCAAGGCTCGTTGAAGGTGGCGAACGGCGTGGCCGAGAACGGCCAGTCGCCGCGCCGTTCCGCCGTCTTGGTCGCCGGCGCCGCGTGCGCCGCGGACACGGCCAGACTCACTGCCAACGCACAGGCCAGGCCCAGGAGAGAACGTTGCATGACGTGCACCTATCGGATGGGGTCGAACGCCGAACCTAGCAAACCGGGCGTGGACGGCAAGCATGCAGCGGCCAAGCCGTGGCCGCGGTCACGCGACGCGCCCGCGCGCGGTAGACAGGAACCCGCCACGGGCCGCGCAGGGGTTGGCCGCGCGGCATGCCGCCGGGCGCCCCGCCTGCACGGAAGCCCGTGAGGCCTTACGCCTGCGCCAGCAGTTCGAAGCCGACCGGTTCGCCGCTGGCCGAGGAGGCGCACACCCACAGGTCGAACAGCCCCGGCTCGGCCTCGAAGCGGCCGTCGCGGCCGCTGAAGGCCAGCGCGCGGCGGTCCAGGGTGAACACCACCTCCACGCTCTGCCCCGGCGCCAGCTGCACCTTGCGGAAGCCCTTCAGCTCGCGCACCGGGCGCACCCGGCTGGCGACGCGGTCGTGCACGTACAGCTGCACCACTTCCTCGCCGGCGCGCTCGCCGACGTTGTCGATGCGGGTGGTCACGGTCAGCGTGTCGTCCCAACCCAACTGCACGCGATCCAGCTGCGGCGTGCCGTAGGCGAAGCGGGTGTAGCCGATGCCGTGGCCGAACGGATACAGCGGCGCGTTCGGGATCTCGCGCCAGCGCGCCTTGAACTCGCTCATCGTCGGCAGTTCCGGCCGGCCGGTGCGCGCATGGTTGTAGAAGTACGGCTGCTGGCCCGGATCGAGCGGGAAGCTGACCGGCAGGCGTGCCGACGGGTTGTAGTCGCCGAACAGCACGTCGGCCACCGCCGGGCCGGTCTGCGTGCCCAGGTACCAGGTCACCGCGATCGCCGCCGCGTCGCGCACCGCGCCCTGCAGCGCCAGCGCGCGGCCATTGCGCAGCAGCACCACCAGCGGCGTGCCGGTGGCGGCCACTGCCTCGGCCAGCGCCTGCTGCGCCGGCGGCAGCACGATCTGCGTGCGCGACTGCGCCTCGCCGCTGTAGCGCTGCGGCTCGCCCAGCGCCAGCACCACCACGTCGGCGGCGCGCGCGGCGGCCACCGCCGCCTCGATGCCGCCGTCCAGCGGCGCTTCCAGGTCGCAGCCCGGCAGCACGCTCAGCGCGTCGGCGTCTTCGAGCGCCGCGCGCACGCCGGCTTCCAGGGTCACGTAGCGGGTCTTGTCGCCGAACAGCGTCCAGCAGCCCTCGATGTTCTCGCGGTCCTGCACGAACGGCCCGATCAGCGCGATCTTCTGCCCGCGCTTGCGCAGCGGCAGCACGTCGCCATCGTTCTTCAGCAGCACGATCGAGCGCCGCGCCGCCTCGCGCGACAACGCATCGTGCGCGGCGATGTGCGACTGGTCGGCCTCGCGCGCCGGGTCCAGCGAGCGGTACGGATCGTCGAACAGGCCGATCGCCTCCTTCAGCGCCAGCACCCGCCGCACCGCCGCGTCCAGCGCGGCCATCGGCACTTCGCCGTCCTCAACCAGCGACGGCAGATGCGCGGCGTAGAAACCGCTCTGCATGCTCATGTCCATGCCGGCCAGGAACGCCTTCTTGGTCGCGTCGCGCTCGTCGGCGGCATAGCCGTGCGCGATCAGCTCCATGTCGGCGGTGTAGTCGGAGATGACCACGCCGGGGAAGTTCCACTCGCCGCGCAGGATCTCGGTCAGCAGCTCGTGGTTGGCACTGGCCGGCACGCCGTTGATGTCGTTGAACGAGGTCATCACGCTCAGCGCGCCGGCGCCGAACGCGGCCTGGAACGGCGGCAGGTGCACGTCGCGCAGGGTCTGCGGGGCGATGTCCACGCTGTTGTAGTCCATGCCCGCGGCGACCGCGCCGTAGGCGGCGAAATGCTTGGGCGTGGCCAGCAGCGCGTCGTGCGCGCGCAGGTCCGGGCCCTGGAAGCCGCGCACGCGCGCGGCGGCGAACGCGCAGCCCAGCACCACGTCCTCGCCGGCGCCCTCGGCGCCACGGCCCCAGCGCTGGTCGCGGGCGATGTCCACCGCCGGCGCATAGGTCCAGTGGATGCCGGCGGCGGTGGCCTCGATCGCGGTGGCGCGCGCAGTGCGCTCGGCGAGGTCT
This sequence is a window from Xanthomonas sp. CFBP 8443. Protein-coding genes within it:
- a CDS encoding APC family permease, with the translated sequence MSNAPEPSLVRAVSRWQIVGLSINDVIGSGIYLLPAATAALLGPMSLWAVLLAGLAVGLLVLCYAQAASYFDEPGGSYLYAREAFGRFAGFEIGWMIWLTRISSAAALGNGLADAVVRFWPAAAGGGARLAIVVGSLGLLTAINVIGVKSAARTGVALVIGKLVPLLLFVAIGLFYVDWSWAFSGQAPDARDFGNMGEAALLLLFAYAGFENIPAAAGEYRNPRRDVPFALITMIVTVTLIYAAVQVVAQGTLANVAQSATPLADAASGFGGEALALILTVGATISILGTTSNTVMLGPRFLFALAQDGYGPAFLARVHPRFRTPAAAILLQGVLSLALALSGSFVQLALLSMVTRLFAYIGTAAAVLVLARRYGDRPGALHLPGGPLIPLAALLLALALLLSASWQNLAAAGVALLVGALFYCFPRKGAA
- a CDS encoding SH3 domain-containing protein; amino-acid sequence: MNTMRGLCLLLAAALSGPVLAASADDTVPFQLHASQLQADYWIARLPAAQRPLLDAAQVQAFNAHLLRHDASMHDLQALPDRYSAEQVRAQVLALSASPTRTLFDASGTALDAAQLAALHSALALDAVPAQVAPRYALVVRRADLRTFPTRQRAFSGRDDHDIDRFQESALYPGTAVAILHASGDGQWLFVLAPNYAAWIERDRVAEGERAAVLDYARRTPRLVVTGARALTAFTPELQAASQVALDMGSMLPLREDWPAQQLVNGQSPLAAYVVQLPLRGDDGRLRLAPALVPRGADVATAPLPATQRNLLRQAFKFLGERYGWGNDYDARDCSGFVSDVYRSLGIALPRNTGDQARSPSLAAVPYAAAAPLAQRQRALAQLQVGDLVYIPGHVMMVIGHDRGHTWMIHDVAGASYRDASGQLQRVRLNGVSVTPLEPMLLGDGTPFIDRITRIQRVRPVATE
- a CDS encoding glycoside hydrolase family 3 N-terminal domain-containing protein, yielding MASDRIESLIARMTVEEKVGQLGVFADMVRPFAPDVNPEANVSNADEVLQQVRAGRVGSLFNGVGAELGRRIQQTALEESRLGIPVILAADVIHGMRTVFPIPLGEAASFEPDLAERTARATAIEATAAGIHWTYAPAVDIARDQRWGRGAEGAGEDVVLGCAFAAARVRGFQGPDLRAHDALLATPKHFAAYGAVAAGMDYNSVDIAPQTLRDVHLPPFQAAFGAGALSVMTSFNDINGVPASANHELLTEILRGEWNFPGVVISDYTADMELIAHGYAADERDATKKAFLAGMDMSMQSGFYAAHLPSLVEDGEVPMAALDAAVRRVLALKEAIGLFDDPYRSLDPAREADQSHIAAHDALSREAARRSIVLLKNDGDVLPLRKRGQKIALIGPFVQDRENIEGCWTLFGDKTRYVTLEAGVRAALEDADALSVLPGCDLEAPLDGGIEAAVAAARAADVVVLALGEPQRYSGEAQSRTQIVLPPAQQALAEAVAATGTPLVVLLRNGRALALQGAVRDAAAIAVTWYLGTQTGPAVADVLFGDYNPSARLPVSFPLDPGQQPYFYNHARTGRPELPTMSEFKARWREIPNAPLYPFGHGIGYTRFAYGTPQLDRVQLGWDDTLTVTTRIDNVGERAGEEVVQLYVHDRVASRVRPVRELKGFRKVQLAPGQSVEVVFTLDRRALAFSGRDGRFEAEPGLFDLWVCASSASGEPVGFELLAQA
- a CDS encoding L,D-transpeptidase family protein, which codes for MLLCAAVAGPGLAGTATADTAPPALQQARQLVLVVAPDWDSPRGQLQAFERTAQGWRAHGQRFDVALGRNGSAWGLGLHPAQADGPQKREGDGRSPAGIFTVGEAFGYAQRIDSALPYQPMRQSSYCIDVPDSPLYNRIVDADRVGAEAVAGSTEPMRLDLHHDGDRRYEEGFVIGHNPQARPGAGSCIFAHLWRAPGEATAGCTAMEPADMQRLLAWLRPDAAPLFVLLPRKDYARLRTAWTLPAAEPAP
- a CDS encoding PQQ-dependent sugar dehydrogenase; the protein is MQRSLLGLACALAVSLAVSAAHAAPATKTAERRGDWPFSATPFATFNEPWAMSFLPDGSALVSEKRGTLKRFDPASGRTGTVSGVPAVAYGGQGGFGDVLPHPGFAQNGWVYLSYAEAGSGDTRGGAVARAKLTLDGNGGGALSQLKVIWRQQPKVSGQGHYGHRLAFGPDGKLWISSSERQKFDPAQDMSGNLGKIVRLNDDGSVPADNPFARRGGVAAQVWSLGHRNVLGLAFDAKGQLWEHEMGPAGGDELNLIQRGANYGYPIVSNGDHYDGRPIPDHNTRPEFAAPKVSWTPVISPAGFVIYSGSVFPQWRGNGFIGGLSSQSLVRIEFNGENAREAARYDMGKRIREVEQGPDGALWLLEDGSGGRLLKLQPLES
- a CDS encoding dipeptide epimerase; the protein is MKITDIRLGMLRVPLKTPFKTALRTVETVEDVIVLVHTDSGHIGYGEAPATAPITGDTHGSIVAAIDGFIKPRLLGEDVANLNRLTGLIQGALERNGSAKAAVEIAVYDLWAQLYGAPLYKMLGGGTPAIATDITISVDAVDKMVSDALSALARGFTALKIKVGKDIDVDIERVKAIHAAVDGRALLRLDANQGWTPKQAVYAMRTLEDAGVALELLEQPVKASDIDGLKYVTERVNTPVMADESVFAPAQVFDLIQRRAADIINIKLMKAGGLSNAIRIADIAALYGVQCMIGCMLESSISVAAAVHLAVAKADVITKVDLDGPSLGLFNPVEGGVIFNDSQITITDAPGLGIREIRGLELLPPRG